From Paenibacillus physcomitrellae, the proteins below share one genomic window:
- a CDS encoding TerC family protein has product MESILLLLQILMINLVLSGDNAVVIAMASKNLPLSQRKKAVWWGAIGAVLLRCLLTWVALLLLQIPFIQACGGILLAFIAYKLLTQQEDETRVESAATLWKSIRTILFADLIMSLDNVLAIAAVAQGDVAILVIGIAIGIPIVVWGSNLIADLLRRFPVLVYAGAAILAYTAGKMLLHDPKLGGLLKSLVPEAVHWLPGALSAAIVIIGLMRQKYFRSA; this is encoded by the coding sequence GTGGAATCCATACTGCTGCTACTGCAAATTCTAATGATCAATCTGGTGCTGAGCGGTGATAACGCCGTCGTGATCGCTATGGCCAGTAAAAATCTGCCCCTTTCACAACGGAAAAAAGCAGTTTGGTGGGGGGCCATCGGGGCCGTATTGCTGCGCTGTCTGCTGACCTGGGTGGCGCTGCTGCTGCTGCAAATTCCTTTCATCCAGGCCTGCGGCGGCATCCTGCTTGCATTCATTGCGTATAAGCTCCTGACTCAGCAGGAGGATGAGACCCGCGTCGAAAGCGCGGCAACCCTGTGGAAATCGATCCGGACGATTCTGTTCGCCGATCTCATTATGAGCCTCGACAATGTACTGGCTATAGCGGCGGTAGCACAGGGCGACGTGGCCATTTTGGTCATCGGCATCGCCATTGGCATCCCGATTGTCGTTTGGGGCAGCAATCTTATAGCGGACCTGCTGCGCCGCTTTCCTGTGCTTGTGTACGCTGGTGCAGCCATACTTGCCTATACCGCCGGAAAAATGCTGCTGCATGATCCGAAGCTCGGCGGCCTTCTGAAGAGCCTTGTTCCCGAAGCGGTTCACTGGCTGCCAGGTGCGCTTAGCGCGGCCATTGTTATCATAGGCTTAATGAGGCAAAAATATTTTCGCAGCGCTTGA
- a CDS encoding TerC family protein, with protein MDWLSASFFLTLINIIFIDLILAGDNAIVVGMAAKRLPASIQKKAIFYGTGGAVLLRILATLVVVWLLKVPWLLAVGGILLIYIAYKVLADDDKEEHVDAKDSLWAAVRTIIIADAAMGLDNVIAVAGASNQHMVLVVIGLMISVPIVVWGSTIFIKLLTLFPWIAYLGAGVLAYTASHMITEEPRLVPFLEDKPVLRYGFIVVVVLAVLYAGYMSKRRSREQKKAKRESHPATR; from the coding sequence ATGGATTGGTTGAGCGCAAGTTTTTTTCTCACCCTTATTAACATTATCTTTATTGATCTAATCCTTGCCGGCGATAACGCTATTGTAGTAGGGATGGCGGCCAAACGATTGCCTGCTTCTATTCAGAAAAAAGCGATTTTCTACGGGACAGGAGGCGCCGTTCTGCTGCGTATTCTTGCTACCCTTGTGGTCGTATGGCTCCTTAAAGTGCCTTGGCTGCTTGCGGTCGGCGGCATCCTGCTGATTTATATCGCCTATAAAGTGCTGGCAGACGATGACAAGGAAGAACACGTTGATGCCAAAGATTCCTTGTGGGCCGCTGTAAGAACGATTATTATCGCTGACGCCGCCATGGGACTTGATAATGTAATCGCTGTGGCCGGCGCTTCAAACCAGCATATGGTGCTTGTTGTGATCGGTCTTATGATCAGCGTGCCAATCGTCGTATGGGGAAGTACTATCTTTATCAAGCTGCTCACCTTGTTTCCATGGATCGCTTATTTGGGGGCCGGAGTACTCGCTTATACGGCTTCTCATATGATTACAGAAGAACCGAGACTCGTTCCGTTCCTTGAGGACAAGCCCGTATTGCGGTACGGCTTTATCGTTGTGGTTGTGCTGGCTGTTCTCTACGCGGGATATATGTCCAAACGACGCAGCCGTGAACAGAAGAAAGCAAAACGGGAATCCCATCCGGCAACCCGGTAA
- the thiI gene encoding tRNA uracil 4-sulfurtransferase ThiI: MNVDMLMLRLGEIMLKGRNRARFEQVVLNHVKRLLNGFPKAQITKDYGRIYIDLGGEPADELLKPLSKVFGITAIIPVVVCTPELEQIQEKAREFLGSLSIEKDTTFKVSGRRVWKAFPHSSHDLNRIISEPLLAAFPCLKVDVKNPELDLRVEVRDDRALLYCQVLPGAGGFPLGTNGKAMLLLSGGIDSPVAGWSAMRRGLEVECVHFHSYPFTSRKAEEKVIELAKVLSQYSGRVKIHLVPFTDIQTSLAGAGQDNLMITLMRRAMLRIATKLAEANDALALVTGDSLGQVASQTLASMNVIGRVTELPLLRPLVTMDKQEIIDLSQQIGTYDLSILPYEDCCTLFVPKSPAIKPNLRVVENVERSLEGLDDMLEKAVQNTVTMVLRPNSQIHYQEDEMTGSPDFPRHDLEKPVQEQGIRGDWF; encoded by the coding sequence ATGAATGTCGATATGTTAATGCTGAGACTCGGGGAAATTATGCTGAAAGGCAGAAACCGGGCAAGGTTTGAACAAGTTGTGCTGAATCATGTTAAGAGACTGTTGAACGGTTTCCCTAAAGCGCAAATTACCAAGGATTATGGCCGGATTTATATTGATCTGGGCGGGGAGCCTGCCGATGAGCTGCTCAAACCTCTTAGCAAGGTGTTTGGCATTACGGCGATTATCCCGGTGGTGGTCTGCACTCCCGAACTGGAACAGATTCAGGAGAAGGCCCGGGAGTTTCTTGGCAGCTTGTCAATTGAGAAAGATACGACTTTTAAAGTGAGCGGACGGCGGGTGTGGAAGGCATTCCCTCATTCCTCACATGATCTCAATAGAATCATCAGTGAACCTTTGCTGGCTGCGTTCCCTTGCTTGAAAGTAGATGTTAAGAATCCTGAGCTGGATCTGCGCGTGGAGGTGCGCGACGACCGGGCCCTGCTGTATTGCCAGGTTCTTCCCGGTGCCGGAGGGTTCCCGCTGGGGACAAACGGTAAGGCCATGCTGCTGCTTTCAGGCGGCATAGACAGCCCGGTTGCGGGCTGGTCGGCGATGCGGCGCGGACTTGAAGTGGAATGCGTGCATTTCCACAGTTATCCTTTTACAAGCCGGAAGGCGGAAGAAAAGGTTATTGAGCTGGCGAAGGTGCTGTCGCAGTATAGCGGGCGGGTTAAAATTCATCTCGTTCCCTTCACCGATATTCAGACCTCTTTAGCGGGTGCCGGACAAGATAATCTGATGATTACGTTAATGCGCCGGGCCATGCTGAGGATCGCCACTAAATTGGCCGAAGCAAACGACGCGCTTGCTTTGGTAACCGGAGACAGCCTTGGACAGGTGGCAAGTCAGACGCTGGCGAGCATGAACGTGATTGGCCGTGTTACGGAGCTCCCGCTGCTGCGTCCTTTGGTCACGATGGACAAGCAGGAGATTATCGACTTATCCCAGCAAATCGGCACTTATGATTTGTCTATTCTGCCGTACGAAGACTGCTGCACCTTGTTTGTTCCTAAATCCCCGGCAATCAAACCCAATCTTCGGGTTGTCGAGAATGTGGAGCGCAGTCTGGAAGGGCTTGACGACATGCTGGAGAAGGCCGTACAGAACACCGTTACCATGGTCTTGAGACCGAATAGTCAAATCCATTATCAGGAGGACGAGATGACAGGTTCACCGGACTTTCCGCGCCATGATTTGGAGAAACCGGTGCAGGAGCAGGGTATTCGCGGAGATTGGTTTTAA
- a CDS encoding cysteine desulfurase family protein, which produces MKYFDHAASTPPHPEVIRTIAEVMQAHYGNPSSLHASGESGFKLLHRAREVCAQALGVEPSEIVFTSGATESNNMAIKGAALQYRTRGKHLITSMVEHPSVYESFRQLEGLGFEVTFVPVQTDGTVDIEAVMQAVRKDTVLVSIMHVNNETGSIQPVAEIGRELKQKHPRVLFHVDGVQGFGKVPLQIKDSGIDLYSLSAHKIRGPKGAGLLYVRKGVQLFPLLSGGGQEGGVRSGTENVPALVGMAKALRLAKEKEGENIRGWRNVRQRLVEGMASLPELVLNSPADGAPHILHFSYPGMKPEVVLHCLEEDGLEVSTKSACSSKTSEPSRVLLAMGKSMEVAQSGIRISLGDEHTAEDADLLIEALTKAVKRLSGLKGGLK; this is translated from the coding sequence ATGAAATATTTTGATCATGCAGCATCCACCCCTCCTCATCCGGAGGTCATCCGAACGATTGCTGAAGTGATGCAGGCCCATTACGGCAATCCTTCCTCTCTGCATGCTTCGGGTGAATCCGGGTTTAAGCTGCTTCATCGAGCAAGGGAAGTTTGCGCGCAGGCGCTTGGTGTGGAGCCATCCGAAATTGTATTTACATCCGGGGCAACCGAAAGCAATAATATGGCGATTAAAGGAGCTGCTCTGCAGTATAGAACCCGGGGGAAACATCTGATTACATCCATGGTGGAGCATCCTTCGGTTTATGAGTCTTTTCGCCAGCTGGAAGGTTTGGGTTTTGAAGTTACTTTTGTTCCTGTTCAGACAGACGGAACTGTGGATATAGAAGCGGTGATGCAGGCTGTTCGCAAGGATACGGTGCTGGTCTCCATTATGCATGTTAACAATGAAACTGGCAGCATCCAGCCTGTTGCGGAAATTGGGCGTGAATTGAAACAGAAACATCCCCGTGTCTTATTCCATGTGGATGGCGTACAGGGATTTGGCAAGGTCCCTCTCCAGATTAAGGACAGCGGAATTGACCTATACAGCTTGTCGGCGCATAAAATACGCGGACCGAAAGGTGCCGGGCTGTTGTATGTCCGCAAAGGCGTTCAACTGTTTCCGCTGTTGTCAGGAGGAGGCCAGGAAGGCGGAGTGCGTTCCGGAACGGAGAATGTGCCTGCTTTGGTCGGCATGGCTAAGGCACTGAGACTGGCTAAGGAGAAAGAAGGGGAAAATATCCGCGGCTGGCGGAATGTGCGGCAGCGGCTTGTTGAAGGCATGGCTTCGCTGCCCGAACTTGTGCTGAATTCGCCGGCGGATGGAGCGCCGCATATTCTTCATTTTTCATATCCCGGTATGAAACCTGAGGTCGTGCTGCATTGTTTAGAAGAAGATGGGCTGGAGGTTTCAACCAAGTCCGCCTGCTCGTCGAAGACAAGCGAACCCAGCCGGGTGCTGCTGGCCATGGGGAAGTCCATGGAGGTGGCTCAGAGCGGCATACGGATCAGCCTGGGTGACGAGCATACGGCTGAAGATGCCGACTTGCTGATTGAAGCTTTAACCAAAGCCGTAAAGCGGCTTAGTGGATTGAAAGGTGGATTAAAATAA
- a CDS encoding lytic transglycosylase domain-containing protein, whose protein sequence is MQIDPRVVKQLIEYQMMNSIDLTGTTLQGAQNGDTDSLFNEMLQQLMADGGSTDSASSLLNASLNTSNMSPTAGAVNLDSGNSQLWYQMISQAITDGDSNLAAAVGNDGNINSLASIEGSGNSTAYDGLISAASQKYGVPEALIKAVIDTESSFKPNVESSAGAKGLMQLMDGTAQGLGVSNPFDPAQNIDGGVRYLSYQLKRYGGEIKMALAAYNAGPGKVNGLGVNSDAELMDKLHQLPVETQNYIGKIETAMAKYA, encoded by the coding sequence ATGCAAATCGATCCTCGTGTTGTCAAACAGTTAATTGAATATCAAATGATGAATAGTATCGACTTGACGGGAACAACGCTTCAAGGAGCCCAAAATGGCGATACGGATTCTCTTTTTAATGAAATGCTGCAGCAGCTGATGGCTGACGGGGGGAGTACCGATTCGGCATCTTCTCTGTTGAATGCATCGCTTAATACGTCTAATATGTCCCCCACTGCAGGCGCCGTTAATCTCGATTCCGGGAACAGTCAGCTGTGGTATCAAATGATAAGCCAGGCGATTACAGACGGCGACTCCAACCTTGCTGCCGCTGTCGGGAACGACGGCAATATTAATAGTTTGGCTTCCATTGAAGGAAGCGGCAACTCTACGGCTTATGATGGCCTGATTTCGGCAGCAAGTCAGAAATACGGCGTACCGGAAGCCCTGATCAAAGCTGTCATTGATACGGAATCTTCCTTCAAACCTAATGTGGAGTCTTCTGCAGGAGCTAAAGGTCTTATGCAGCTGATGGACGGCACAGCCCAAGGACTTGGTGTGAGCAATCCGTTTGATCCGGCCCAGAATATCGACGGAGGCGTCCGATATTTGTCTTATCAGTTAAAGCGCTACGGTGGAGAAATCAAGATGGCGCTGGCTGCCTATAATGCCGGTCCGGGCAAAGTGAACGGTTTAGGCGTCAACAGTGATGCCGAATTGATGGACAAGCTTCACCAGCTGCCGGTTGAAACACAGAATTATATTGGTAAAATCGAAACAGCTATGGCGAAATATGCCTAA